Part of the Nicotiana tabacum cultivar K326 chromosome 20, ASM71507v2, whole genome shotgun sequence genome, TCTGTAGATCCTGTGACAACAAAGTCTCCTACATGGTGGTATTTCCATTTTCCAGCTTCTTTCAAGTAACACTGGGTAGTGGCTTGCTGGTTGTCTGATGTTGAAAGCTGGAATTGTACTGGTTTTTTATCCCATCCGTGGACATGCTCGGAGTTGCAAATTCGCTTTCCAAATCTCCGAGAGGCACGTCCAACTTGCAGCCTATAGAAAATGCTATAGGACCCTACTGGGAATGGGAAATCAACCTCTCCATCGACTTCAAACCACCAAATCTGTTGGAGATATGCAACGGACTGGAATCTGCAggcaaaaaaaaggagaagaaatccTTTAAGTATTTTGTATTAAGATTTCGTACCTTAGCTTTTAGTTTGTGTGACAACATAGCAGTAAATTTGAAACATGAAGTATGTGATACTTAAGATCCAGACCTTTCAACAAATACAGATCATTTTTCACTTCTCTTTTGATTGGAGGCTAGGCGAAAGAGGTATTCTTGAAAATTCTACAAGTAGTAAGATATATTCTAAAGATGTACGCTTTGTACATCTAGTGTATGAAATTTGATACTTAAAGCCCCATTTGAAGTTCTGAGTCTGTGATTGGAATTCATTTTATCCTCCATTGCAGTTTCCGAGAAACATAATACTACTCACGGACACGACGCAGGTGAAAATGTGTGGTGTCAAAAACACATTCATCTTTATTCTCTCTAATAATTTTCGTGGTTTACAAGGGAACAGGGAGGGGACTTTTATGGTATTTCCAACCTCTAAGAAACAAGGAACTATGCTTTCATTAAGGTCTGCTTGGGTATTACAAGCTTCCAATGTGATGAGGCATGAGCATACTAATGGTAAGGAGAGTTCCCAACTAGAACTACCAGATAATCATGATCACTTGCAATCATTGGAAGAGGTGGAACTTGGACGTTTCTCTTTTCAAGCAAATACGTTTCCCTGAATTAAAGATAATACATTGATATAACAAGTATCAAAGCCCCTTATAAATCTCAAGCAAAGATCTTCCGATCAATAGATGTATCAAATAATTCAGATATATTTCAAAGTACCTAAGTTGCCCGGACACGAGTGTGGGTGTTCGACATGGGTgaggatctagaggtcggatccttctAAGATTCTAAGATTCGGGAATATGGATCCTACTACGGATGCGGGTGCGCGGGGATCTAGCtaaaaattattcaaaaaaatcaaaaattaaaaatataaaaaaaattctaaattttgAGGAATActtatatatagcttgttaagtATGGatttctcaagttgtagataattAAAGGACTAATTTCctatgctattttcttcaaatttaccctagttttggttctgatttcgagaatcaaattgtatctcgtctcgaaTTTTTCCTTCCGTTATGGTCAAAGTACCAAAATCATTTGAAAAGATCCGGTACGGATTCCATACCCACACCCACACTATTGTCGTGTCGATACAAGTGTGGCACCTAAACTGCCGTATCGGAGCAACTTAGCCAAATACCCAGAAGGCCAGCGTGAGAAACTGCTAATGGGATTAAAGTATCAAGTAGAAGAAATTGTATAAAGGAATCAATTTACCACTCAGGCttcattttcaaaatttagaaGTAAACAGGCAAGATTTATATATAAGAATAATATAATTTCTGTGCCATAGGGAACAAGGACTCAAGGAGACATAGAAGACAAAATAAACTTCTTCAATTCATACACTCTACCACAAGCATATCAAACAAGAGATCACAAACTTTACAACATAAATCatgtataaatagaacctttgaATAGGAGGATTTCATCAAAATTGTCCGAAGAGTTGGACTTGATCAGCCAATCTAAACCACACACCATcaataaacacacacacacacatacacattcTGCTATAACTTGATAACagaagtaaaacaattttaacctcTCACCTAGATTCATCTGTTTCAATACGACTCCAATATCTCCTATCATCAATGCCCGTTATCGCCAATCCATTTGCAGATATCGATAGACAAACTCGTCCTGTTCCCTTATCTAACCAAACCTTCTGCATACATCCCAATCAATAAATCCATCAGAATATTTAATCAGAAAAAGCATATCCCTATGATATTTCCTAAAAAGTAGACAAACCCATTTCACCTAACTCTCGTTCAATCATTTTCAACATAAATATGGAACAATTCCTATCAAAAAACTGCAtctttcaagaaaaaaaatatatcctTCTCCAAGAATGAACCAAAAAAAGTGGAAACAATCAAACTTTTACAACAAATTAAACCCCATATATGCAATAGAAATTGGGAATTCATATACATAAAAGAAATCctaaaaataaagaagtaataTAAGAAGGGTAAAGATTGGACCTTTGTGCCGCCATCAAAATAATTGGGTCGACAAAGCCTAGCATAAATATCCCTTTTACACAAATTGGTAGGAAAATTATCATCAGCAGCAAAGACTCTATCAATAAGAGAGCCATAATTCAAAGGCAATTTAGATTCCCATACAAAATCAGCAGAAGAAGCGTCCCTAAAAGCACGATTTAGCATTGAAATTTTACAGATCTCTTGTGGGTCTAAATAAACCATAACTGACGCAACACAACTCTCCGGCAAGTCTCCGAGACCGGGATTCGCCGGCGGCGAGGTGGTGGTGGATACACGTGGCATTAAAAGGAAAGATAAAGATGAACCCATTTTGTGAGGCACTTGATTTTGGTACTGTATTGTTATTGCAAAGGAAAGAAATGTACGTATAAAAAGAAAGAGAGTGTGGTAAGAAGACAGTTTAGAACAGCTGGATATATAGTTGTGTATATATAGAGGAATGGACGCGTACGTGGTTAGGTTTACTTTTGGTTTGGTCGTCTCTTTTGTGTGTGTCGGATTCTgcgggaattaaaaaaaaaaggaaaatataataTTCACATCGGCGGAAAACTACGAAAATCAATTAATTATATAAATGTGTTTACATATTGTAATTTCACTTTTCTTAACATGGAGATAGTACTTTCCGTTTAGTTTCATATGACAGTATTTGAAGAAGTTGGAAtttaagaagaaaa contains:
- the LOC107825302 gene encoding F-box protein PP2-A12-like, translated to MGSSLSFLLMPRVSTTTSPPANPGLGDLPESCVASVMVYLDPQEICKISMLNRAFRDASSADFVWESKLPLNYGSLIDRVFAADDNFPTNLCKRDIYARLCRPNYFDGGTKKVWLDKGTGRVCLSISANGLAITGIDDRRYWSRIETDESRFQSVAYLQQIWWFEVDGEVDFPFPVGSYSIFYRLQVGRASRRFGKRICNSEHVHGWDKKPVQFQLSTSDNQQATTQCYLKEAGKWKYHHVGDFVVTGSTETMKVKFSMTQIDCTHTKGGLCVDSVLICPSEFTERLKRF